TGGGACGCGCCCCCGCCCAGCTCGGAAGCGGTGTAGGTGTTGAAGTCGCAGTAGCCGCAGCGGGTGGCGCAGTACGGGACGTGCACGTAGAAGCCGAAGGGCTGGGACCCGAAGGATTCCAGCGATGCGGCCGGGAGCGCGCCGTCCGAGGGGACCGGATCGCCGTCGAGTTGTACGGAAGGCATTGGGACATTGTCTCAGCCGCACCGGCGGGCGGGCGAACCTTCCGGCCGACGCCGGACCGGGGCCCGGGGATTTGCCCCGATCGCACCAACGGCTGGGCCGCTCGGCTCACGCCGCTGGGCCGCTCGGCTCACCCCCGGCCGGGCATGCGGTGGAAACCCGCCGGTAACCCGTCGGGGGAGGCCGCGCGCGGGTAACGGGCTGTCCATGTCCAGTTCAGCAGCTTCAGCTTCAGCGACAGACCTACCGGTGCGGCGGCTGACGGCGGCCGACCGCACGCGGTGCAGCGCGCTCGCCGTCAGCCGGGACTGGGGGACCGAGGAGAAGAAGTGGGAACTCCTGTTCGAGTTGGGCGAGGTCTACGGGGTCGAGGACCCCGGCGGTGACCTGATCGCCACCTCCGTGCTCACCCGGTACGGGGCCGACCTGGCGGCGGTGAGCATGGTGCTGGTGGCCAAGAGCCACGAGCGGCGCGGCTTCGGCACCAAGATGGTGCGGCACGCGCTCGAGCAGGCCGACGGCTCCTGCGTGACCCTGCACGCCACCCAGCCGGGCCGGCCGCTCTACGACAAGCTCGGCTTCAAACGCTTCGCCACGGTCGAGGCGCACCTGGGCACCTTCGACCCGACCGGCGCCAACGTGGGCCGCTCGGACGAGGCGAACGCGGCCGACTACGCCGAGATCGCCCGGCTCGACCGGGACGCCTACGGCGCCGACCGGGCCGCCCTGCTGGCCCGGCTGCCGCAGCTGGCCGAGCGCATCCGGGTGCTGCGCGGCGAGGGCGGCAAGCTCACCGGCTACGGCGCCACCTGGCGCAACGGCGAGACCACGGTGGTCGGCCCGGTGGTGGCCCCGGACGTGGCCGGCGCCCGCGACCTGGTGACCGACCTGGCCGTGGACGCGGGCGGGCCGGTGCGGATGGACATCGACCACGAGGGCGACGACCTGTCCGCCTGGGCCTGCGGGCACGGCCTGCAGCCGACGTATTCGTGCACGCACATGGCGCACGGCCGGCAGGTCCCGATGGACCAGAGCCGGCTGCACGCGCCGCTGATGTGCGCGCTCGGCTAGCCGTTCAGCCAGCCGCACGGCGGCTCCACGGCAGGCGGACAGGCGCTGCGTCGCGTTCCCGGCGACGCAGCGCCCTCGTCTGCCCGGCTCCCGACGCCGCGGCCGCTACTCGGCGAAGTCCGGCACGGCCGCGCGGGCGCGCTCGTAGCGGCCCTTCGGCTCCTCCCACGCCTCCTGCCGGCCGAGCGCGGTCAGGTCGAGCAGGCCGTACGCGCCGCCGCTGTCAGTGCCCCGGGCGTAGGTCGAGTAGGTGTGGAAGATCTCGTCGCCCTCCTTCAGGAAGGCGCTGACGCCCGGCTGCTCCGAGGTCTCGCCGGCCGCGACGAACTCCGGGTGCGGCGCGTAGTTGTACTCGATCTGGCCGGCGTCCGGGTCCAGCGTCACCCGGAAGTCGCGGTTGAAGCTGGAGCCCTGCGACGAGTACCAGTTCAGGAACCAGCCGCGCTGTTCCGCGTACGCCTTGAGCTTGGGGTAGGGAGCCCGGGAGACCAGCACGTACTCCGTCTCCCGCGCGTGCAGGTGCTCGAGCAGGCCGGTCGAGAACTCGTCGATGCCGGCGGTGCAGCCCGAGCAGGCCTTGTCCCAGTCCGGGTGGAACATGACGTGCTGGAGCAGCAGCTGGCGCTTGCCGCGGAACAGGTCGGCCAGGCCGACCCGGCCCTCGGCGCCTTCGAACGCGTAATCGGCCTCGACCCGGACCATCGGCAGCCGGCGCCGGTCGGCGTTGAGCGCGTCCCGCGCGCGGGTGGCCGCCTTCTCCCGCACCAGCAGGGCCTTGCGGGCGGCGAGCCACTCCTCGCGCGAGACGACATCGGGCAGAGCCATAGTCCTCCTCCTTCAGTGCAGTCCGTTCACCTTCGCTCTCACGACGGTAACGACCGGCACTGACAGACAGGACGGGCCAGGTTTTTACTACTTCTTTGCCTTGTCCGCCGGGCTGTCGGAGTCGGAGGAGAGCGCGGCGATGAAGGCCTCCTGCGGGACCTCCACCCGGCCGACCATCTTCATCCGCTTCTTGCCCTCCTTCTGCTTCTCCAGCAGCTTGCGCTTACGCGAGATGTCGCCGCCGTAGCACTTCGCCAGCACGTCCTTGCGCATCGCCCGGACCGTCTCGCGGGCGATCACCCGGGCGCCGATGGCCGCCTGGATCGGCACCTCGAACTGCTGACGCGGGATCAGGTCCTTGAGCCGCTCGGCCATCTTCACGCCGTAGTTGTAGGAGCGGTCCTTGTGCACGATCGCGGAGAAGGCGTCGACCTTCTCGCCGTGCAGCAGGATGTCCACCTTCACCAGGTCGGCCTGCTGCTCGCCGTCCACGTCGTAGTCGAACGAGGCGTAGCCGCGGGTCTTGGACTTGAGCTGGTCGAAGAAGTCGAAGATGATCTCGCCGAGCGGCAGGGTGTAGCGCAGCTCGACCCGGTCCTCGGACAGGTAGTCCATCCCGAGCAGGTTGCCGCGGCGACCCTGGCACAGCTCCATGATCGCGCCGATGTAGTCGCTCGGGGCCAGCACGGTGGCGCGCACGGTCGGCTCGAAGACCTCGGCGATCTTGCCGTCGGCCGGGAACTCGCTCGGGTTGGTGACGATGTGCTCCTCGCGGCTCTCCATCACCACCCGGTAGACCACGTTCGGCGCGGTGGCGATCAGGTCGAGGTTGAACTCGCGCTCGAGCCGCTCCCGGATGATCTCCAGGTGCAGCAGGCCGAGGAAGCCGACCCGGAAGCCGAAGCCGAGCGCCGCCGAGGTCTCCGGCTCGTAGACCAGGGCCGCGTCGTTGAGCTGGAGCTTGTCCAGGGCGTCGCGCAGCTCCGGGTAGTCGGAGCCGTCGATCGGGTAGATGCCGGAGAACACCATCGGCTTCGGTTCCTTGTACCCGGTCAGCGCTTCGGTGGCGCCCTTGTGCTGCGCGGTGATGGTGTCGCCGACCTTCGACTGGCGCACGTCCTTCACGCCGGTGATCAGGTAGCCCACCTCGCCCGGGCCGAGGCCGTCGGCCGGCTTGGGCTCGGGCGAGATGACGCCGATCTCCAGCAGCTCGTGGGTGGCGCCGGTGGACATCATCAGGATGCGCTCGCGCTTGGAGAGATAGCCGTCCACCACCCGGACGTAGGTGACCACGCCGCGGTAGGAGTCGTAGACCGAGTCGAAGATCATCGCCCGGCTCTTGCCGGCGACGTCGCCGGTCGGCGACGGCAGGGTGCGCACCACGTGGTCGAGCAGCGCGGGCACGCCCTCGCCGGTCTTGCCGGAGACCCGCAGCACGTCCTCGGGCTCGCAGCCGATCAGCTTGGCGAGCTCCTCCGAGTACTTCTCCGGCTGCGCGGCCGGCAGGTCGATCTTGTTGAGCACCGGAACGATCGTCAGATCGTTCTCCAGCGCCATGTACAGGTTCGCCAGCGTCTGCGCCTCGATCCCCTGCGCCGCGTCCACCAGCAGGATCGCGCCCTCGCAGGCGGCCAGCGAGCGGGAGACCTCGTAGGTGAAGTCCACGTGGCCGGGCGTGTCGATCATGTTGAGCACGTGCGTGACGCCCTCGACCTGCCAGGGCAGCCGCACGGCCTGGGACTTGATGGTGATCCCGCGTTCGCGCTCGATGTCCATCCGGTCGAGGTACTGGGCGCGCATCTGCCGCTCGTCGACGACGCCGGTCAGCTGCAGCATCCGGTCTGCCAGGGTGGACTTGCCGTGGTCGATGTGCGCGATGATGCAGAAGTTGCGGATCAGCGCGGGGTCCGTCTTCGACGGCTGCGGGATGTTGGACGGCAGGGCAGGCACGCGGACAATCCATTCGACTGGTAGGGACCGCCACCATGGTCCCATAGCGAGCTTCCCGGGGAACCACCGAAGAGCTCCGCGCCGCGACGCGGGGCGAATCGGCCACGCCGTCCTCGGAGACTGGCACAATCGCCGCATGAGCCCCGTGAGCCGTAGCCGCAAGCCGAAGCGCCCCGTGAAGCCCGCGCACCATGTACCCGCCTCTCCGTACTCGCACGTGGTGGAGGAGGCCAAGGCGCTGCTCGACCCCGAGACCGAGGTGATGGACGCGGAGCTGTGGGCCTCCTTCGTCCTGGGCGGGGTGTTCGACGCCGCCTGGCGCGAGGCCGAGGAGACCGAGGACGACCCGGACGAGCTGTTCGAGCGGATGCTCGGGGAGCTGCTGGACTACCTGGCCAAGCAGAAGCGCCGGCCGGAGGCGCTGGCCGGGCTGCGCGCGCTGGTCATGGTGGGCGAGGAGTGGAGCCGGCAGGAGGCGCTGGACGCGGCCAACTGGCTGGCCGAGCAGGGGCTGAAGGAGCCGGCCTGGCTGCGCCAGGCGGAGGAGGTCAAGCCGGTCGCGGTGTTCCGGGCGGGCGACCTGTTCGGCGACGTCGGCGCGGTGAACCTGGGCTTCTCCCGGGGCGGGCAGCAGCACACCGTCTGCTGCTACGTGGCCGACCGGGGCGGTCCGGTGCTCGACCGGGTGCTGATCGTGGCCGGTTCGGCCGAGTCGCTGGCCGAGGAGATGCGGGCCGAGGACGAGGAGCAGGGCCTGCACGTGAGCCGGCTGGAGCTGGAGGCGGCGCGCACGCTGCTGGCCGAGGCGGTCGACCGGCTGCTGTCCGAGGGCCCGGACGATCCGGAGGAGTTGGCCGAGCTGGCCGAGGAGGCCGGGCTCGACCCGGAGGAGCTGGAGATGACCAGCCCGGTGGGCCTGTGGCCGCTGGTGGCGGCCCGGCTCGACTTGCTGCCCGAGCCGCCGGTGGCGCAGACCGCGGTGGGCAGCGCCGAGGACGTGCACGAGACGGTGGCCGCGTTCCTGGGCTCGGGCCCGGCCGCGGACCTGGACCGGGACTTCGCCGGCGCGTTGGCCACCGTGATGGCCGACGCCGCGGCGCTGAGCGACCGGACCGCGGTGGGCTTCGGGCCGCAGAGCCTCGGCGGCTTCCTGCTCGAGGAGTTCGCCGAGTCGATCGTGCTCACCGACGCCGAGCTCATCGAGGCGCGCGCGGTGATCCCGGCCTGGGCCGAGTTCACCAACGGCCGGCGCGGCTTCGGCGAGGAGGGCATGCGGCTGTGGCGCGAGGCGCTGCCGCAGCTGCTCGAGGCCTTCGTGGACGTCTACGAGGACCCGGAGATGGCCGCCCTGCGCGCGGAGTTCGAGGCGGTGCCGGTGCGCGAGTACCAGGTCAACGCCGGTGCGGACCTCTCTGAGCTGCTGGCCCAGCTGGTGGCCGAGGCGCGCAGTGCCGAGGGCCTCGACGACGAGGACGAAGACGAGGACGAGTAACGAGACGGAGAACCGGCGGACGCCGTCGGCGGGTCGGAGATAGGGTCGTTCGACATCATGATGAAGCTGCTGCACGCCGCGGACCTGCACATCGACAGCCCGCTGCGCGGGCTCGAGCGCTACCCGGACGCCCCGGCCGACCTGTTGCGCGGCGCCACCAGGCGGGCGACCGAGAACCTGGTGGCGCTGGCCCGGTCGGAACGGGTGGACGCCGTGCTGCTGGCCGGCGACGTCTTCGACGGGGACTGGCGCGACTTCGAGACGGCGCTGTTCTTCCGGCGCCAGCTGGTCGCGTTGGAGGAGGCCGGGATCCCGGTCTACCTGGTCTCCGGGAACCACGACGCGGCCAGCCAGATCAGCAGGACCCTGTCGTACCCGGCGAACGTCACCGTGTTCGACACCCTGCGCCCGCAGACCGCGCGCCCGGCGGCCGACGCGGGCTTCGTCGTGCACGGGCAGGGCTACGCCCGCCGGGACGTGACGGAGAATCTCGCCGTCGGCTACCCGGCGGCGATCCCGGGCCTGTTCAACATAGGTCTACTGCACACCGCGCTGACCGGCCGGGACGGGCACGACCGGTACGCGCCGTGCACCGAGCAGGAGCTCACGGCGCTCGGCTACGACTACTGGGCGCTCGGCCACGTGCACACCCGTGAAGAGGTCTCCACCGCGCCGCACATCGTCTTCCCGGGCAACATCCAGGGCCGGCACGCGAAGGAGGACGGGCCCAAGGGCTGCACGCTGATCACCGTCCGACCGGGCCGGACCGAGCTGGAGCACCGGGATCTGGACGTGGTGCGCTGGGCCCGGCTCGAGGTGGACGCGAGCGGCGCGGCCGATCTGGACGAGGTGTGCGCCCTGGCCCGGGAAGAACTCGACCGGGCGCGGGCCGAGGCGGGCAAGCCGCTGGCCGCGCGGATCGTGGTGGTGGGCCGTTCCGAGGCGCACGCGGAGCTGTGGCGGGAGCGCGAGCGGCTCGGCGCCGAACTGCGCGCGCTCGCCCAGGATTACGACGACGTGTGGCTGGAGAAGGTGCGCGCCGCCACGTCGCCGCCGCAACTGGCCACGGACCCGGCTGAAGAAGGCGCCGGCGCGGGCGAACTGGTCCGGGGGATCCTGCAGACCGCGCGGGAGCTGCGCGCGGACGAGGACTCGCTGCGCAAGGCGATCGAGAAGAGCGACCTGTGGGGCAAGCTCCCGCCCGAGGCGCGCGGCCGGGACCGGCTCGACGTCACGGATGCGTCGTGGTGCGGGCAGCTGCTCGACGAAGCCTCCGATCTGCTCACCGCGCTGCTGGAGGAGAAGTCGGCATGAGGATCAGAAGCCTGAATCTGGTCCGCTACGGCCGGTTCACCGATCGCGCCCTGGACTTCTCCGCACCCGGCCTGCACGTGGTCGTGGGGGCGAACGAGGCGGGCAAGTCGACGCTGCGCTCCTCGGTCGGCGAACTGCTCTACGGCATCCATCCGCAGACGAAGCTCGACTTCCTGCACGCCATGCAGGATCTGCGGATAGACGCGGTCTTACAGGGTACTGACGGCACCGTGCTCGAAGTGGTGCGGCTGAAGAAGAACAAGGACCCGCTGCGCACGCCGGACGACCAGCCGCTACCGCAGGGGACGCTGGAGAGCCTGCTGGCCGGTGTCGACAAGGACGACTTCCTCCACGTGTTCGCCCTCGATCACGAGGAGGTGCGGGCCGGTGGGCAAGCGCTACTCAAGGGCGAGGGGGACCTCGGCGAGGCCCTGTTCGAGAGCCGGTCGAGCGCACGGCTGACCTCGATCCAGGAGCGACTGCGCGAGCAGTACAAGGACCTTTACACTTCGCGCGGCAAGAACCAGCCGCTCAATCTGCTGCTGGGCACGAACGGCCGCGTGGCTCAAGCGAAGCGCGAACGCGAGTCGGCGCTGCTCGATCCGCGCGAGTACCAACGGATCCGGGACGCGGCGGAGCAGGCGCGCGCCGACCTGCTGGAACTGACCGGCACACTGCGCGCGGACCAGACCGAGCTGAATCGGATGCGTCGGATCCGCCAGGCCTACACGGCCGTGAGCGAGCGCACGCGGCTGGCGAACGACCGCGCCGCGCTGCTGCTGCAAGGCACGGCGGCACCGGCCCATGCTCAGGACACTTACAGCGAACTCGACAAGGACCGCAGGGCTCTGACCGACGGCGAAGGCGCGGCACACAGCGAACTCGAGAAGATCGAGACGCAGCTCGCCGAGCTCCAGCTGCGCGCGGAAGCCGCCGGCGTGCTCACCAGTGAGGGTGCGTCATCGGGCCCTGAGTACGTCGCCCGGCTCGAGGATCTGCTGGTGCAGGTGGAGGATCTGCGCGACACCGGTCGGGAAGCCGACGTGCGCTGGGATGAGGCACGCAAGACGGTCCTCAAGCGCGAGCAGGAGCTGGCCAGGCACGAGGCCGCTTTCGCCGAACTGGCCGCTCCGGTGGATTCGACTGCGCTGCGCGCCGGACTGAGGGCACTGCCGGAAGGGCTGACCGCTCGGGTCGAAAGCCTTCGCCGGCAAGCGGATGCGGCGCAGAAGAAGCTGGCGACGGCGCGCAAGCGGCACACTCGCTTCGCGCTGCCGGAAGAGCTCGGCGCGCTGCCGATGCCGGGCGAGCGCGAGTTGGCGGCGCAGCTCAAGCGGATCGCCGAGGCCGAGGCTCGGTTGGCTGAGGCCACTCGCCGGCTCGACGAGGAGACCGCGCGGGAGCGCGAGCAGCGACGCACACTGGACAACTTCCTCGCGCAGGACCCGCCGCCGTCCGAGGAGGACCTCGAGCAGATCAGGGCTCGGCGAAACCAGCTGTGGACCCGACTGCGGCCGAGCCTGTTGGAGGGCAACGCATCTTCGTCGCCGGAGTTCGTGCCCGAATACGAGGCGGCCGTCTCAGCCGGGGACGAGACGGCAGACCGGATGCGCCGCGAGGCTCAGCGCCTGGCCGAGCGGCGCGGGCTGGAACTGGCCGTGCGGGAGTCCGCGGATCGCGTCGTCGAACTCGATGATGCTCTCGCGGTGGCGCGAGCTGCCCGGGACGAACTCGACATCGACTGGCGGCGGCTGTGGGAGCCCAGTGCCATCGCCTCGCCGGCACCGGAAGCTGCGGACGACCTGATGCGCGCATGGGCGGAGCTGCGCGAACTCGCCGACGCGCACGCCCAGCACCTCCTCGATCTCACGGCTGACGAAGCAGCGTCCGACACCCATGCCGCACGCCTGCGCGTGCTGTTGACCGAAGCCGGAGTGAGCAATGTCAGCGCCAGCCTCAGCCTGCCGGAGCTGCGCGAACTCGCGGACCAGCGGGAGACGCGGCTGGCCGAAGCCGCGCGCGAGCACGCGGCGGGGATCGCCAAGATCAGCGACGTGCGGGCCGAACTCGGCGAAGCGCAGCGCGAAGAGAGCGAGATCGCAGAGTTCGTCGAAGGCATCAAGCGAGCCTGGGCGCAGCTGACCGCCGCGCACGGCGTCGACGGCACTCCGGACGTCGTCAAGACTGCGATCGAGCGGATGCTCAAGGTCGAAGAGGACCGGTCGCGGCTGCACGCGCAGCGCGAGGACCTCGGCTCGGCGCTGCGCAAGACGCAGGAGCAGCAGGAGCGGACGCAAGCCGACTTCCAGCGGCTGCTGGGCGAATGCGGAGCCGAATCAGAGGACGATCTCCGCGAGGCCATCGCCCGCGGCACGCAGCTGCGCCGCATCGAGGACCGGCTGGAGTCGGTGCTGACCGCGTTGGACGGGCAGGGCTTGAGCATCGAGCAGCTCGAGCGTGAGGTGGCCGAGCACGATGTGGACGAACTCGACGCGCTGATCGCCGAGCGGGAGAAGACCGTCGAAGCACTCGACGACACCCGCGCCGCGAAGAACACCGAGCTGGCGCAACGCGAACAGGACCTGCGCCGGATGGACGGTTCGGCCGCGGCGGCCGAGAAGGCCGAAGCCGTGGAACAGGAACTGGCCTCCGTCGTCGCCCACAGTCAGGAGTACCTGCGGCTCTACCTCGCCGAACGTCTGCTGCTGGAGAACATCGAGACCTACCGCCAGCAGCACCAGGGGCCCGTGCTCAACCGGGCCCAGCAGGTCTTCGCCGAGCTCACCAGCGGCCGTTTTGCACAGCTTGTGGACGACACCGGCCCCGACGGCAAGGCCGTGCTGCGCGCACGGCGTGCGGCAGACGGCGGCGCGGACGGCGCGCTCGTCGGCGTCGAGGGGATGAGCGAAGGCACCCGCGACCAGCTGTACCTCGCCCTGCGGCTGGCCACCCTGGAGCGGTACGCCGACGAGGGCCGGGCGATGCCGCTGCTGCTCGACGACGTGCTGATGACTTTCGACGACGGGCGCTCGGCCGCGGCTCTGCGCGTGTTCGACGAGCTGTCCGAGCGGTTCCAGGTGATCCTGCTCACCCACCACACGCACCTGATCGACGTCGCGGCCGGAGTGCTGCCGGCCGAGCGCCTGCACGTCCACCGCGTCGGGTAGCCGGGTGGGGCTTGCTCTGGGCGCGAGGCGGCCGGAACGACCTTCGGCCGCTGGTAGACTGGCGATCGCGTGGCCTCGTAGTGCGGTGTTGCCAGCCTGAGCAACCAGTGGTGATCAGACACCGCACGGTCGGCCCCGAACGGGAGATCCGGCTCGCCGCGCTTACCACGGAGTTCCAACAGAAGAGGCTGTCTCACACTCATGGCTAACATCAAGTCGCAGATCAAGCGGATCAAGACCAACGAGAAGGCCCGGCTGCGCAACAAGGCGTACAAGTCCGAGCTGAAGACGGCGATCCGCCGCACCCGCGAGGCCGTCGCCGCCGGCGACCTGGCCAAGGCGCAGGAGGCGGCCGCGTTCGCGTCCCGCAAGCTGGACAAGGCCGTCTCGAAGGGCGTCATCCACGCCAACCAGGCCGCCAACAAGAAGTCCGCGCTGGCCAAGGCCGTCAACACGATCAACGCCTGATCTGGCTGATCTCCCCGAGGCCCCGCCGTCCGATTCGGACGCGCGGGGCCTCGGTCGTTCTCCGGACGCGTCCTAGAGGGTGAGCACCAGCTTCTCCAGCGCGTAGCCCGGATCCGCGCCGGCGCCCTTGACCGCCGCGTCGGCCGCGGCGACCGCGCGCATCGCCGTGGCCAGCCGGGCCGGATTCCAGCTGCGGGCCTGCTTGCGCAGCTTGTCCACCTGCCACGGCGGCAGCCCCAGGTCGCGCGCGCCGCCGCCGGACGCCGCGACCTTGCCGAGCCGGCGCAGCCCGGTGGCCAGCGCGCTCACGATCAGCACCGGCGCGACGCCGGTGTCGAGCGCGAACCGCAGCTGCTCCAGCGCCTCGTAGCGCCGGCCCTCGATCGCCAGGTCCGCGATGGTGAAGCCGGAGACCTCGGCGCGCCCCTGGTAGTAGCGCGCCACCACCGACTCGTCCACCGTGCCCTCGGTGTCCGCGGCCAGCTGGCTCACCGCCGCGGCGAGCTCGCGCAGATCCGAGCCGATCGCGTCGGCCAACGCGCGGGCGGCCTCGTCCGTCACCGCGCGCTTGGACCGGCGGAACTCGCTCTTGACGAAGCCGACCCGGTCCCCCGGCTTGGTCAGCTTCGGGCAGTCGACCACGTTCGGCTTGTGCTTGCGCACCGCGTCCAGCAGCGCCTTGCCCTTGGCGCCGCCGCTGTGCACCAGCACCAGCACCGTGGTGTCCGCCGGGTCGCCTAGGTAGCGGGTGACCTCGGTCGCCTGATCTGCCGTCAGATCCTGCACCGCGCGCAGGATCACCACCTTCGCCTCGCCGAACAGCGAGGGCGAGACCAGCTCGGCGAAGGAGCCCGCGGCGAGCTGCCCCGGGGCGGTGTCGCAGATCTCCACGGCCGGGTCGGCCGCCCGGGCCGCGGCCACCACCTCGGCCACGGCCCGGTCGGCGAGCAGCTCCTCCGGGCCGGTGACCAGGGTGAGCGGGGGAACCGTCACGCCCCCGCCTCACTCGCCTCCGCGTCGGCCGCCGCGGTCTCGGCGCCCTCCGCGTCCGCCGGGTCGAGCACGCCGACCGTGGCGCACACCCACGCCAGCGCGAAGGCCTCCTGCCGCCAGGCGTCGTAGCGCCCCGACTTGCCGCCGTGGCCGGCCGACTCCATGTCGGTCTTGAGCAGGATGTCG
This genomic window from Actinospica robiniae DSM 44927 contains:
- a CDS encoding GNAT family N-acetyltransferase; protein product: MRRLTAADRTRCSALAVSRDWGTEEKKWELLFELGEVYGVEDPGGDLIATSVLTRYGADLAAVSMVLVAKSHERRGFGTKMVRHALEQADGSCVTLHATQPGRPLYDKLGFKRFATVEAHLGTFDPTGANVGRSDEANAADYAEIARLDRDAYGADRAALLARLPQLAERIRVLRGEGGKLTGYGATWRNGETTVVGPVVAPDVAGARDLVTDLAVDAGGPVRMDIDHEGDDLSAWACGHGLQPTYSCTHMAHGRQVPMDQSRLHAPLMCALG
- a CDS encoding DUF899 domain-containing protein; the encoded protein is MALPDVVSREEWLAARKALLVREKAATRARDALNADRRRLPMVRVEADYAFEGAEGRVGLADLFRGKRQLLLQHVMFHPDWDKACSGCTAGIDEFSTGLLEHLHARETEYVLVSRAPYPKLKAYAEQRGWFLNWYSSQGSSFNRDFRVTLDPDAGQIEYNYAPHPEFVAAGETSEQPGVSAFLKEGDEIFHTYSTYARGTDSGGAYGLLDLTALGRQEAWEEPKGRYERARAAVPDFAE
- the lepA gene encoding translation elongation factor 4, which translates into the protein MPALPSNIPQPSKTDPALIRNFCIIAHIDHGKSTLADRMLQLTGVVDERQMRAQYLDRMDIERERGITIKSQAVRLPWQVEGVTHVLNMIDTPGHVDFTYEVSRSLAACEGAILLVDAAQGIEAQTLANLYMALENDLTIVPVLNKIDLPAAQPEKYSEELAKLIGCEPEDVLRVSGKTGEGVPALLDHVVRTLPSPTGDVAGKSRAMIFDSVYDSYRGVVTYVRVVDGYLSKRERILMMSTGATHELLEIGVISPEPKPADGLGPGEVGYLITGVKDVRQSKVGDTITAQHKGATEALTGYKEPKPMVFSGIYPIDGSDYPELRDALDKLQLNDAALVYEPETSAALGFGFRVGFLGLLHLEIIRERLEREFNLDLIATAPNVVYRVVMESREEHIVTNPSEFPADGKIAEVFEPTVRATVLAPSDYIGAIMELCQGRRGNLLGMDYLSEDRVELRYTLPLGEIIFDFFDQLKSKTRGYASFDYDVDGEQQADLVKVDILLHGEKVDAFSAIVHKDRSYNYGVKMAERLKDLIPRQQFEVPIQAAIGARVIARETVRAMRKDVLAKCYGGDISRKRKLLEKQKEGKKRMKMVGRVEVPQEAFIAALSSDSDSPADKAKK
- a CDS encoding metallophosphoesterase family protein gives rise to the protein MMKLLHAADLHIDSPLRGLERYPDAPADLLRGATRRATENLVALARSERVDAVLLAGDVFDGDWRDFETALFFRRQLVALEEAGIPVYLVSGNHDAASQISRTLSYPANVTVFDTLRPQTARPAADAGFVVHGQGYARRDVTENLAVGYPAAIPGLFNIGLLHTALTGRDGHDRYAPCTEQELTALGYDYWALGHVHTREEVSTAPHIVFPGNIQGRHAKEDGPKGCTLITVRPGRTELEHRDLDVVRWARLEVDASGAADLDEVCALAREELDRARAEAGKPLAARIVVVGRSEAHAELWRERERLGAELRALAQDYDDVWLEKVRAATSPPQLATDPAEEGAGAGELVRGILQTARELRADEDSLRKAIEKSDLWGKLPPEARGRDRLDVTDASWCGQLLDEASDLLTALLEEKSA
- a CDS encoding ATP-binding protein — encoded protein: MRIRSLNLVRYGRFTDRALDFSAPGLHVVVGANEAGKSTLRSSVGELLYGIHPQTKLDFLHAMQDLRIDAVLQGTDGTVLEVVRLKKNKDPLRTPDDQPLPQGTLESLLAGVDKDDFLHVFALDHEEVRAGGQALLKGEGDLGEALFESRSSARLTSIQERLREQYKDLYTSRGKNQPLNLLLGTNGRVAQAKRERESALLDPREYQRIRDAAEQARADLLELTGTLRADQTELNRMRRIRQAYTAVSERTRLANDRAALLLQGTAAPAHAQDTYSELDKDRRALTDGEGAAHSELEKIETQLAELQLRAEAAGVLTSEGASSGPEYVARLEDLLVQVEDLRDTGREADVRWDEARKTVLKREQELARHEAAFAELAAPVDSTALRAGLRALPEGLTARVESLRRQADAAQKKLATARKRHTRFALPEELGALPMPGERELAAQLKRIAEAEARLAEATRRLDEETAREREQRRTLDNFLAQDPPPSEEDLEQIRARRNQLWTRLRPSLLEGNASSSPEFVPEYEAAVSAGDETADRMRREAQRLAERRGLELAVRESADRVVELDDALAVARAARDELDIDWRRLWEPSAIASPAPEAADDLMRAWAELRELADAHAQHLLDLTADEAASDTHAARLRVLLTEAGVSNVSASLSLPELRELADQRETRLAEAAREHAAGIAKISDVRAELGEAQREESEIAEFVEGIKRAWAQLTAAHGVDGTPDVVKTAIERMLKVEEDRSRLHAQREDLGSALRKTQEQQERTQADFQRLLGECGAESEDDLREAIARGTQLRRIEDRLESVLTALDGQGLSIEQLEREVAEHDVDELDALIAEREKTVEALDDTRAAKNTELAQREQDLRRMDGSAAAAEKAEAVEQELASVVAHSQEYLRLYLAERLLLENIETYRQQHQGPVLNRAQQVFAELTSGRFAQLVDDTGPDGKAVLRARRAADGGADGALVGVEGMSEGTRDQLYLALRLATLERYADEGRAMPLLLDDVLMTFDDGRSAAALRVFDELSERFQVILLTHHTHLIDVAAGVLPAERLHVHRVG
- the rpsT gene encoding 30S ribosomal protein S20, translating into MANIKSQIKRIKTNEKARLRNKAYKSELKTAIRRTREAVAAGDLAKAQEAAAFASRKLDKAVSKGVIHANQAANKKSALAKAVNTINA
- the holA gene encoding DNA polymerase III subunit delta, whose product is MTVPPLTLVTGPEELLADRAVAEVVAAARAADPAVEICDTAPGQLAAGSFAELVSPSLFGEAKVVILRAVQDLTADQATEVTRYLGDPADTTVLVLVHSGGAKGKALLDAVRKHKPNVVDCPKLTKPGDRVGFVKSEFRRSKRAVTDEAARALADAIGSDLRELAAAVSQLAADTEGTVDESVVARYYQGRAEVSGFTIADLAIEGRRYEALEQLRFALDTGVAPVLIVSALATGLRRLGKVAASGGGARDLGLPPWQVDKLRKQARSWNPARLATAMRAVAAADAAVKGAGADPGYALEKLVLTL